The genome window GGCGTTATCAGCCATCGCTCGACAGAGCATCCGTCGGCAGCGGCTCGGCTTCATCACCCCGATCGGATGAAAGCCCGCGCCGCTGCTCGAGAGTGGAGTTGAGGAACATCGCCGACACCGTGACCCGGGCCATCAGGTAGAGGCCGAGCAGCACGACCGTCGACGCGCCGAGCGCGCCGTAGAGCTTTGGCGAGCGCTCGAGCTTGTCGGCGAGGTAGTAGACGACGAAGACGTGAATGCCCGTGATGCCCGCACCCACCACCACCGCGCCCGGCAGAAGCTCCTTCCATCCCGTGCGCTCCGCCCGCGGCAGGAGCAGGAACGCGAGCAGGGCCATCGCCGCGAACACGGCGATCACCATGACGGTGACCACCACACCGGCGAGGGCCGCGCGCTGCCTCACCCATGACGTGAACATCACGGCGATCAGCGCGAGGACGAATATCCCCGTGAACGTCCCGCTCGCCTTCAGGGAATGGCGCATCCTGGTGGGCTTGATGCGCCAGGCCACAAAGGACGCCACCCGCAGCGCCCGCACCGCGCCCACGCCGAAATAGAGCATCAGCACGAATCCCACCGCCAGCAGGTACCAGCGGGAATGCGAGCCGCTCTGCACCGCGGAGGCCGCGGACTTCGCGGCCACGCCGCTGAGGCCGAAGTCCTTCGCCGTGGAGACCATGCTGCGCTGGTCAGCGCGCACCCAGAAGCTCGCCGCCGCCG of Thermoleophilaceae bacterium contains these proteins:
- a CDS encoding YhjD/YihY/BrkB family envelope integrity protein, which produces MPATEKVQARVEAARAVGERQLARAQRLRWAPAVLESLESEQRSGAGLLAGGLAYRLFFWLVSFGLVVAAAASFWVRADQRSMVSTAKDFGLSGVAAKSAASAVQSGSHSRWYLLAVGFVLMLYFGVGAVRALRVASFVAWRIKPTRMRHSLKASGTFTGIFVLALIAVMFTSWVRQRAALAGVVVTVMVIAVFAAMALLAFLLLPRAERTGWKELLPGAVVVGAGITGIHVFVVYYLADKLERSPKLYGALGASTVVLLGLYLMARVTVSAMFLNSTLEQRRGLSSDRGDEAEPLPTDALSSDG